In the genome of Pelodiscus sinensis isolate JC-2024 unplaced genomic scaffold, ASM4963464v1 ctg126, whole genome shotgun sequence, the window CCCAaggaactgcagcagccatggggaggctgcggggagagagggctggggatgtCTCTCCACAGGGCAGCCTGCGCCtggaccctcctccccagccccggccccggccaaTCCAGTGCTGTGTAGGTAACAGCTGCCGTCCCTCCCCCGACCCCGACCCGGCCGCTCCTCACCAGCGTCGCTTGCTTCCCGGATGGTGCGACGGCCTTTGAGCAAGGCGGAAGGTGCTCTTACATTTGCACGTGAACCCCGCCAGGCGTGTGCACTAGGAGGAGGCCCTTGCACGTGCGTGCGAGTGCAGAGACCTAGCGGCTGCGGCTCGCAGGcgggactggctgaccaaggtCTCTGTCCCTGCGCGTGGCTGCCCACCACAGGGGTGGTTCCCAGTCCCGGGGCGGGAGTCAGGGTCaggcccccggggaaggggggataCTCACAGTGCAGCACCAGGCTGAAGAGCTCCGAGGTGTGATTGCCCACCTGCCCCCGGGGCAACGGGTACTGCACCAGGCACTGGAACTGGGCGTCCTTCTCAGCCTTGCTGGGGCGCAGGTAGAGTGAGCTGGACACCGACTGCAGCCCGGAGGCCTCCTTCACGGTGCGGGTCACCATGTACAAGTCTGGGGAGTGAAGGCGTCACCATGGAGACGGCAGGACCACGGTGCGggggcacagggctcagtgcgAGGGGAGGACCACGGTGCGGGGGCACAAGGCTCAGTGCGAGGGGAGGACCACGGTGCGggggcacagggctcagtgcgaggggaggaccacggtgcgggggcacagggctcagtgcgAGGGGAGGACCACGGTGTGGGGGCACAAGGCTCAGTGCGAggggcacagggctcagtgcgaggggaggaccacagtgcgggggcacagggctcagtgcgaggggaggaccacggtgcgggggcacagggctcagtgcgaggggaggaccacggtgcgggggcacagggctcagtgcgaggggaggaccacggtgcgggagcacagggctcagtgcgaggggaggaccacggtgcgggggcacagggctcagtgcgaggggaggaccacggtgcgggggcacagggctcagtgcgAGGGGAGGACCACGGTGCGGGAGCACAAGGCTCAGTGCGAGGGGAGGACCACGGTGCAGAGGGCACAGGGCTCAGTGTGAGGGGAGGACCACGGTGCGggggcacagggctcagtgcgaggggaggaccacggtgcagagggcacagggctcagtgcgaggggaggaccacggtgcgggggcacagggctcagtgcgAGGGGAGGACCACGGTGCGGGAGCACAGGGCTCAGTGCGAGGGAAGGACCACGGTGCGGGAGCACAGGGCTCAGTGCGAggggcacagggctcagtgcgAGGGGAGGACCACGGTGCGGGGGCACAAGGCTCAGTGCGAGGGGAGGACCACGGTGCGGGAGCACAGGGCTCAGTGCGAGGGGAGGACCACGGTGCGggggcacagggctcagtgcgaggggaggaccacggtgcgggggcacagggctcagtgcgaggggaggaccacggtgcgggggcacagggctcagtgcgaggggaggaccacggtgcgggggcacagggctcagtgcgaggggaggaccacggtgcgggggcacagggctcagtgcgAGGGGAGGACCACGGTGCGGGGGCACAAGGCTCAGTGCGAGGGGAGGACCACGGTGCGGGAGCACAGGGCTCAGTGCGAGGGGAGGACCACGGTGCGggggcacagggctcagtgcgaggggaggaccacggtgcgggggcacagggctcagtgcgaggggaggaccacggtgcgggggcacagggctcagtgcgaggggaggaccacggtgcgggggcacagggctcagtgcgaggggaggaccacggtgcgggggcacagggctcagtgcgAGGGGAGGACCACGGTGCGGGAGCACAGGGCTCAGTGCGAGGGGAGGACCACGGTGCGGGGGCACAAGGCTCAGTGCGAGGGAAGGACCACGGTGCGGGAGCACAGGGCTCAGTGCGAGGGAAGGACCACGGTGCGggggcacagggctcagtgcgaggggaggaccacggtgcgggagcacagggctcagtgcgaggggaggaccacggtgcgggggcacagggctcagtgcgAGGGGAGGACCACGGTGTGGGGGCACAAGGCTCAGTGCGAGGGAAGGACCACGGTGCGGGAGCACAGGGCTCAGTGCGAGGGGAGGACCACGGTGTGGGGGCACAAGGCTCAGTGCGAggggcacagggctcagtgcgaggggaggaccacggtgcgggggcacagggctcagtgcgAGGGAAGGACCACGGTGCGGGAGCACAGGGCTCAGTGCGAGGGGAGGACCACGGTGTGGGGGCACAAGGCTCAGTGCGAggggcacagggctcagtgcgaggggaggaccacggtgcgggggcacagggctcagtgcgAAGGAAGGACCACGGTGCGGGGGCACAAGGCTCAGTGCAAGGGGAGGACCACGGTGCGggggcacagggctcagtgcgaagggcacagggctcagtgtgaggggcacagggctcagtgcgaggggaggaccacggtgcgggggcacagggctcagtgcgAGGGGAGGACCACGGTGCGGGGGCACAAGACTCAGTGCGAGGGGAGGACCACGGTGTGggggcacagggctcagtgcgaggggaggaccacggtgcgggagcacagggctcagtgcgaggggaggaccacggtgcgggggcacagggctcagtgcAAGGGGAGGACCACGGTGCAGAGGGCACAGGGCTCagtgggaggggcacagggctcagtgcgaggggaggaccatggtgcagagagcacagggctcagtgcgaggggaggaccacggtgcggggggcacagggctcagtgcgaggggaggaccacggtgcagagggcacagggctcagtgcgAGGGGAGGAGCACGGTGCAGAgggcacagggctcagtgcgAGGGGAGGAGCACGGTGCGGGGGCACAGGGCTCCGTGCGAGGGGAGGAGCACGGTGCGGGGGCACAGGGCTCCGTGCGAGGGGAGGACCATGGTGCAGAgggcacagggctcagtgcgAGGGGAGGAGCACGGTGCGggggcacagggctcagtgcgAGGGGAGGAGCACGGTGCGGGGGCACAGGGCTCCGTGCGAGGGGAGGAGCACGGTGCGGGGGCACAGGGCTCCGTGCGAGGGGAGGAGCACGGTGCGggggcacagggctcagtgcgAGGGGCACAGGGCTCCGTGCGAGGGGAGGACCACGGTGCGGAGGCACAGGGCTCCGTGCGAGGGGCACAGGGCTCCGTGCGAGGGGAGGACCATGGTGCGGGGGCACAGGGTTCAGTGCGAGGGGCACAGGGCTCCGtggaggggcacagggctccGTGCGAGGGGAGGACCACGGTGCAGAGGGCACAGGGCTCCGTGCGAGGGGAGGACTACGGTGTGGGAGCACAGGGCTCCGTGCGAGGGGAGGACCACGGTGCGGAGGCACAGGGCTCCGTGCGACGGGCACAGGGCTCCGTGCGAGGGGAGAACACGTCAGAGCAGCGAGGTCCCAGGCAGTGCAAAGAGGTCGGGATGCAGCTGTCTGGGGGACGCGGAGGGAGCAGCCGGACATCGCAGGAGCAGGCGAGTCTCTTACCGTCATTGCGTTCGGTGGCCACTTCCAGGCGGGCCCCGTCCTTGAGCCAGCGGATGGTGGGGGCGGGGTTGGCGTTCCGGCTGGTGCACGTGGCAATCTGGGCAGAGACACGACGTCACTGctgacacagccccccccccgacgtGGGTCCCCGCCTCGCTCCCTTTGCAGGGTCCCCCGGTCAGAGGGAGGTATCGGGCTCCCCACTCCAGGGGGCTGAGTCCAAGGGAGCCTAATGACCTGTGGGACCcgcacccgcctgcccccctcacctcggACACGGTCAGCTCCGTCACCGACAGGACCCTGGTGTTGGTCGTGAGCTCCGGGGCCCCTGGGggccctgtggggggagaggagagagtgagATGGAGCACCACCATGCCAGGCCCAGGCCGAACTGGAGCAGCAAGGCGGCGACAGCCAGAGAGAAGGGGTCCGGGGGCAGATGCGCCACCGAGCCGCGCTGGGGCGGGGCTACTGGGCGAGGGGCACTTGACTGCTGCCCCTGAGGGGCTGCAGGACTCAAAGGGTCGCGTACGCGGAGAGGAGTCCCAGGCGGCACCAGCGCCCCTCCGAGAGAGCAGACTCAGCCagaggggagcactggggggggcgggggggtctcacCATACACGCGGGGAGCAGACTCAGCCagaggggagcactggggggggcgggggggtctcacCATACACGCGGGGAGCAGACTCAGCCagaggggagcactggggggggcggggggggtctcaCCATACACGCGGGGAGCAGACTCAGCCagaggggagcactggggggggggggggggtctcaccgtACACGTGGGGAGCAGACTCAGCCagaggggagcactgggggggcggggggggtctcaCCATACACGCGGGGAGCAGACTCAGCCAGAGGGGAccactggggggggcgggggggtctcacCATACACGCGGGGAGCAGACTCAGCCagaggggagcactggggggggggcgggggggtctcacCATACACGCGGGGAGCAGACTCAGCCagaggggagcactggggggggcgggggggtctcacCGTACACGCGGGGAGCAGACTCAGCCagaggggagcactggggggggcgggggggtctcacCATACACGCGGGGAGCAGACTCAGCCagaggggagcactggggggggcgggggggtctcacCATACACGCGGGGAGCAGACTCAGCCAGAGGGGAGCACTGGGGGACGGGCGGGGGGGTCTCACCGTACACGCGGGGAGCAGACTCAGCCAGAGGGGAgcattggggggggcgggggggtctcacCATACACGCGGGGAGCAGACTCAGCCagaggggagcactggggggggcgggggggtctcacCATACACGCGGGGAGCAGACTCAGCCagaggggagcactggggggggcgggggggtctcacCATACACGCGGGGAGCAGACTCAGCCAGAGGGGAGCACTGGGGGACGGGCGGGGGGGTCTCACCGTACACGCGGGGAGCAGACTCAGCCAGAGGGGAgcattggggggggcgggggggtctcacCATACACGCGGGGAGCAGACTCAGCCagaggggagcactggggggggcgggggggtctcacCATACACGCGGGGAGCAGACTCAGCCagaggggagcactgggggggggtgggggggggtctcaccgTACACGCGGAGCTGGGCTACTCCCACGGCGGTGCCGGCTGCGCCTGCCGTCACCTGGCAGGAGAAGGCTCGTTCGTCGGCCACGTCGGCCCTCAGCAGCACCAGGCTGAGCTCGGGGTCCATGTACACGCGGCCGGAGTACTCCGTGCCCTGGTCCACCTCCCCGCGGCCCCCCTCGCTGTACGCCACACGGCGCTTCTCACCATCCCGCTCCGTCTGGGGGGGACAGAGCTAGTGACCCCTCCCTCGCACGCACACCCAGCGTGCGATCCGCCCCAAGGGCCCCCTCCCTCGCACGCACACCCAGCGTGCGCTCCGCCCCAAGGCCCCCCTCCCTCGCACGCACACCCAGCGTGCGCTCCGCCCCAAGGGCCCCCTCCCTCGCACACACACCCAGCGTGCGCTCCGCCCCAAGGGCCCCCTCCCTCGCACGCACACCCAGCGTGCGCTCCGCCCCAAGGGCCCCCTCCTTCGCACGCACACCCAGCGTGCGCTCCGCCCCAAGGGCCCCCTCCCTTGCACGCACACCCAGCGTGCGATCCGCCCCAAGGGCCCCCTCCCTCGCACGCACACCCAGCGTGCGATCCGCCCCAAGGGCCCCCTCCCTGGCATGCACACCCAGCGTGCGATCTGCCCCAAGGACCCCCTCCCTCACACCCACACCCAGCGTGCGATCCGCCCCAAGGGCCCCCTCCCTCGCACGCACACCCAGCGTGCGATCCACCCCAAGGGCCCCCTCCCTCACACCCACACCCAGCGTGCGATCCGCCCCAAGGGCCCCCTCCCTCGCACCCACACCCAGCGTGCGATCCGCCCCAAGGGCCCCCTCCCTCGCACGCACACCCAGCGTGCGATCTGCCCCAAGGACCCCCTCCCTCGCACGCACACCCAGCGTGCGATCCGCCCCAAGGACCCCCTCCCTCGCACGCACACCCAGCGTGCGATCCGCCCCAAGGGCCCCCTCCCTCGCACACACACCCAGCGTGGGGTCCGGAGGctgggcctggaggagggggcaggaagagccccCCGGCCGCAGGGGTTCTGagacgggctgggctgggggggccaggcccaCAAGCCTGAGGGTTCCTGAGCCGGGTTCAAAGCTCCATCAACCCCCCCATGTGCCGCTGGCGGAGTCGCTCCAGGCGGGAGACCAGGGCTGTTCTGTTCCCTccggggctgggccccagggcaagagCGAGGGGACCCCGAGGGGCCCAGAGAGGTGTGGGCCTAAGAGGCGGAGGGGCTGACCCCCAAGGGAGACTGGCCCCACTAATGGGGGTTCCCATGGACACCTTGCACGCACTCACCTGTGTGGGTTTCACCCCAAGTCCTTGCACACGCATGCAGGACTTCCCTTTTACAGCCCCGTGGTGATCACACGTGCACATTTGTCTGTGCACTCACGTTacacccagcccccgccccccccagggcacaCCCGCCCCCTCGCACGCCGGCCAGGTACTCACAATGAACCACTCCACCCGGCGGAAGTCAGGCGACCCGGTGACACTGTGCGTGCAGGGGATGATGCCCAagtcccccagcagcacctcgaCCTGTGCGGGCACCCAGACGTGCACGGCGGCCAGGCAGCCTAGGCACAGGAGGGGCCAACATGACCCAGAGCAGCCCGCATCCTGCCTAGGGCCCACAGCCCCCTCTCGGCCCCAGGCCAACCGTGCCTGGCTGCTTAGCCCCTCCTGACCCCCACGGCCTGGCCCCACAAGCCCCTGGGCCCTCGCCAAGGGCTGGGCAGCTCttaggagctgggggaggggcagggggatggggtgagcggggcaggtgcagaggaagtggggagtacaaggaggagggaaggggctgggagcaggatgtggaatggggctatggggggagcaggggctgggagcaggatgtggaatggggctatggggggagcaggggaagggagcaggatgtggaatggggctatggggggagcaggggctgggagcaggatgtggaatggggctatggggggagcaggggctgggagcaggatgtggaatggggctatggggggagcaggggaagggagcaggatgtggaatggggctatggggggagcaggggaagggagcaggatgtggaatggggctatggggggagcaggggaagggagcaggatgtggaatggggccatggggggagcaggggaagggagcaggatgtggaatggggccatggggggagcaggggctgggagcaggatgtg includes:
- the BCAM gene encoding basal cell adhesion molecule — protein: PIPHPAPFPCSPHSPIPHPAPSPCSPHSPIPHPAPSPCSPHSPIPHPAPFPCSPHSPIPHPAPSPCSPHSPIPHPAPSPFPPPCTPHFLCTCPAHPIPLPLPQLLRAAQPLARAQGLVGPGRGGQEGLSSQARLAWGREGAVGPRQDAGCSGSCWPLLCLGCLAAVHVWVPAQVEVLLGDLGIIPCTHSVTGSPDFRRVEWFITERDGEKRRVAYSEGGRGEVDQGTEYSGRVYMDPELSLVLLRADVADERAFSCQVTAGAAGTAVGVAQLRVYGPPGAPELTTNTRVLSVTELTVSEIATCTSRNANPAPTIRWLKDGARLEVATERNDDLYMVTRTVKEASGLQSVSSSLYLRPSKAEKDAQFQCLVQYPLPRGQVGNHTSELFSLVLHYFTENVEFGLESPQVIKEGDSVRLRCQGDGHPEPEYVFYRVQDSQAVEVATKQDGVLTLPGVSRADGGTYRCQVLDFDSPPEVQLEKEVAIDVNYLDPLTVQPGSRVTVPLGGEVTLGCAARGSKPPRLLWRKGRERVADAGSHTLRSVSYLMAGTYTCEASVPSVPGLWEEQAVQVTVEGKPELDERPSRHQLLAEGQHLPLNCSAVGHPEPQLTWSLPGVKPVVSRSGSRVTSAVTVEVTAALAKAGVWCRASNGLGEAVQHFALVIEPAAATPPAAGGSEPQGSSSAAVVAVVVCVLLLLIIVGFFYCLQRRGQLPCGAGEKRSLASKEGGVEAPAVEMKTDEGHEQTGLLSPRGGSGGAAGGHEC